A single region of the Manihot esculenta cultivar AM560-2 chromosome 12, M.esculenta_v8, whole genome shotgun sequence genome encodes:
- the LOC110627262 gene encoding LOW QUALITY PROTEIN: monooxygenase 1 (The sequence of the model RefSeq protein was modified relative to this genomic sequence to represent the inferred CDS: substituted 1 base at 1 genomic stop codon) has translation METAAQHEEIVIVGGGICGLATALAFHRKGIRSRVLEKSETLRTTGVGIIIQSNGWRALDHLGVASMLRNTALCIHSKWDEKASXRCSILCSGEIRCLKRIDLVKALASDLPLDTIQFGKHVISIQEDPITSYPVLHLQDGSVVRPKIVIGCDGVNSIISTILGPYSTKLSPTSVVRGFSYVRNGHDYGSTYHVFSNVKHVKIGIFPVTSELIYWFVIRRWTSEDSKISRDRMLIKESTVELLKNFPQEIVELIEYSDLESLHLTDLRYRSPWEVLTTNFRKGTMTVAGDAMHAMCPFLAQAGSASLEDAVVLARCLGEKLQSKAMADTRVKEMVEEGIDEYLNKRKMRVFWLCLQTDLVGRVIQPSSLPMKLLSAFFLTILFSDPNQHTRYDCCES, from the exons atggagACTGCGGCACAACACGAGGAGATCGTAATCGTCGGAGGTGGAATTTGTGGGCTTGCCACCGCCCTCGCTTTTCACAG GAAAGGGATTAGAAGCAGAGTACTTGAAAAATCAGAGACACTGAGAACCACAGGAGTGGGAATCATAATACAGTCAAATGGGTGGCGAGCGCTTGATCACCTTGGTGTTGCTTCAATGCTTAGGAACACTGCTCTTTGTATACACTC AAAATGGGATGAAAAAGCTAGCTGACGCTGTTCAATCTTGTGTAGTGGAGAAATACGATGCTTAAAAAGAATTGATCTCGTCAAAGCACTAGCCAGCGACTTGCCGTTGGACACCATACAATTTGGTAAGCATGTAATATCCATACAAGAGGATCCAATAACCTCGTATCCTGTTCTTCATCTTCAAGATGGAAGCGTTGTCAGGCCCAAGATTGTGATTGGCTGTGATGGTGTAAACTCTATCATCTCAACCATCCTAGGCCCGTATTCTACCAAGCTTTCGCCAACTTCTGTGGTACGAGGTTTCTCGTATGTCCGAAATGGCCATGATTATGGGAGCACGTATCATGTATTCAGCAACGTCAAGCATGTTAAAATTGGAATTTTCCCTGTTACAAGCGAGTTAATCTACTGGTTTGTAATCCGAAGGTGGACGTCTGAAG ATTCAAAGATTTCAAGAGATCGAATGCTTATAAAAGAATCAACAGTGGAATTACTGAAGAATTTTCCACAGGAAATAGTAGAGCTGATAGAGTATAGTGACCTGGAATCGTTGCATCTAACAGATTTGAGATACAGATCGCCATGGGAAGTGCTGACGACGAACTTCAGAAAAGGGACAATGACAGTGGCCGGAGATGCCATGCATGCAATGTGTCCATTTCTGGCACAAGCAGGATCAGCTTCTCTGGAAGATGCAGTGGTGCTTGCTAGATGTTTAGGAGAAAAGCTGCAGAGTAAAGCAATGGCGGACACACGTGTGAAAGAAATGGTGGAGGAAGGAATAGATGAGTATTTGAACAAGAGGAAAATGAGAGTCTTCTGGTTGTGTCTGCAAACTGACCTTGTTGGTAGAGTCATCCAGCCTTCATCATTGCCTATGAAATTGTTGAGTGCTTTCTTCCTAACCATTCTCTTTAGTGATCCAAATCAGCATACACGCTATGATTGTTGCGAGTCCTAG
- the LOC110628201 gene encoding mediator of RNA polymerase II transcription subunit 19a isoform X2, giving the protein MDPETKKFERGPRELTGAVDLISHYKLLPHHDFFCKRSLPLSISDTHYLHNVVGDAEIRKGEGMQLDQLMQNNSYSRDSNTRIQPFDLDVLREAFLFKETTPIELPPSEKGTPTIAAKSKSDSKDKERKHKKHKDKDKEKDKEHKKHKHRHKDKDRSKDKDKEKKDRSGHHDSGGDHSKKHHEKKRKHDGDEDINDVHKHKKTQKLKN; this is encoded by the exons ATGGATCCTGAAACCAAGAAGTTTGAAAGAG GACCAAGAGAGCTGACTGGTGCTGTTGATCTTATAAGTCATTACAAGTTGTTGCCTCACCATGATTTCTTCTGCAAGAGATCGCTTCCTTTGTCAATTTCTGACACACATTATCTTCACAATGTGGTGGGAGACGCCGAAATCAGAAAAGGGGAAGGCATGCAATTGGATCAGCTTATGCAGAATAATTCCTATTCCAGAGATAGCAATACACGCATACAACCATTTGACCTGGATGTGCTCAGAGAGGCCTTCCTATTTAAGGAAACCACTCCTATAGAATTGCCTCCT TCAGAGAAGGGGACTCCTACCATTGCAGCGAAATCAAAAAGCGATTCCAAAGACAAGGAGAGGAAGCATAAAAAGCACAAAGATAAAGATAAGGAGAAGGATAAAGAGCATAAGAAGCACAAACACCGTCATAAAGATAAAGATCGAAGTAAAGATAAAGACAAGGAGAAGAAGGATAGAAGTGGACATCATGATTCCGGTGGTGATCACTCTAAGAAACACCATGAAAAG AAAAGAAAGCATGATGGAGATGAAGACATTAATGATGTTCACAAGCACAAAAAAA CACAAAAGCTCAAAAATTGA
- the LOC110628201 gene encoding mediator of RNA polymerase II transcription subunit 19a isoform X3: protein MDPETKKFERGPRELTGAVDLISHYKLLPHHDFFCKRSLPLSISDTHYLHNVVGDAEIRKGEGMQLDQLMQNNSYSRDSNTRIQPFDLDVLREAFLFKETTPIELPPSEKGTPTIAAKSKSDSKDKERKHKKHKDKDKEKDKEHKKHKHRHKDKDRSKDKDKEKKDRSGHHDSGGDHSKKHHEKKRKHDGDEDINDVHKHKKK from the exons ATGGATCCTGAAACCAAGAAGTTTGAAAGAG GACCAAGAGAGCTGACTGGTGCTGTTGATCTTATAAGTCATTACAAGTTGTTGCCTCACCATGATTTCTTCTGCAAGAGATCGCTTCCTTTGTCAATTTCTGACACACATTATCTTCACAATGTGGTGGGAGACGCCGAAATCAGAAAAGGGGAAGGCATGCAATTGGATCAGCTTATGCAGAATAATTCCTATTCCAGAGATAGCAATACACGCATACAACCATTTGACCTGGATGTGCTCAGAGAGGCCTTCCTATTTAAGGAAACCACTCCTATAGAATTGCCTCCT TCAGAGAAGGGGACTCCTACCATTGCAGCGAAATCAAAAAGCGATTCCAAAGACAAGGAGAGGAAGCATAAAAAGCACAAAGATAAAGATAAGGAGAAGGATAAAGAGCATAAGAAGCACAAACACCGTCATAAAGATAAAGATCGAAGTAAAGATAAAGACAAGGAGAAGAAGGATAGAAGTGGACATCATGATTCCGGTGGTGATCACTCTAAGAAACACCATGAAAAG AAAAGAAAGCATGATGGAGATGAAGACATTAATGATGTTCACAAGCACAAAAAAA AGTAG
- the LOC110608277 gene encoding UDP-glycosyltransferase 74G1, which produces MAKEETNFKAHVLILPYPAQGHINPMLQFSKRLVSKGVKATLANTIAINKSMHAHPTSKIDIETYSDGFDDGGFQQAESTEVYLSTLELVGSKTLADLIKRLEVSGRPVSAIVYDGFMPWAYDVAKQFGLLKVLFFTQSCAVNSVYYHVQRGLLPLPVQESSVSVPGLPLLHVSETSSFVSNLGSYPGFFNLVQSQFRNIDEADWVLFNSFYKMEEEVVDWMAKRWRLGTIGPTLPSMYLDKRLKDDKDYGINLFKPDTSTCMNWLKNKPRGSVVYVAFGSMAELGAEQMEELACGLKASNYYFLWVVRASEKAKLPENFIKETSEKSLVISWCPQLEVLAHEATGCFVTHCGFNSVLEALSLGVAIVGMAQWTDQPTNAKFVEDVWKMGKRAQPDEKGVVRREIVELCIREVMEGEKGKEMKENAKKWKNLAREAIDEGGSSDRNIDEFVAQLIN; this is translated from the exons ATGGCGAAAGAAGAAACAAACTTCAAAGCTCATGTGCTTATCCTTCCTTATCCAGCTCAGGGACACATAAACCCCATGTTACAATTTTCCAAGCGCTTAGTCTCCAAAGGAGTCAAGGCCACCCTAGCAAACACCATAGCCATTAACAAGTCCATGCATGCTCACCCAACTTCCAAAATTGACATTGAAACATATTCTGATGGCTTTGACGACGGTGGGTTTCAGCAGGCAGAGAGCACAGAGGTTTACTTATCAACTTTAGAACTTGTGGGTTCGAAAACCTTGGCAGATTTGATCAAGAGACTTGAAGTTTCAGGTCGGCCTGTGTCTGCAATTGTCTATGATGGGTTCATGCCTTGGGCATATGATGTAGCCAAGCAGTTTGGGCTGCTAAAGGTTTTGTTTTTCACTCAGTCTTGTGCTGTTAATAGCGTATATTACCATGTCCAACGTGGTCTTCTTCCACTGCCAGTTCAAGAATCATCTGTTTCGGTTCCTGGGTTGCCTCTGCTTCATGTTTCAGAGACATCTTCGTTTGTGTCTAATCTGGGATCCTACCCTGGTTTCTTTAATCTGGTTCAGAGTCAATTCAGAAACATTGATGAAGCCGACTGGGTGCTTTTTAACTCCTTTTACAAAATGGAGGAAGAG GTGGTGGATTGGATGGCTAAACGTTGGCGACTTGGGACAATAGGGCCAACACTTCCATCTATGTACTTGGACAAAAGACTTAAAGACGACAAAGATTATGGCATCAATTTGTTCAAGCCAGATACAAGCACCTGCATGAATTGGCTGAAGAATAAGCCAAGAGGTTCAGTTGTGTATGTAGCCTTTGGGAGCATGGCAGAACTTGGAGCTGAACAAATGGAGGAGCTTGCTTGTGGATTAAAGGCAAGTAATTACTACTTCTTATGGGTTGTAAGGGCATCAGAAAAAGCAAAGCTGCCTGAAAACTTCATAAAAGAGACGTCGGAGAAGTCTTTGGTGATCTCATGGTGCCCACAACTGGAGGTGCTAGCTCATGAGGCAACAGGTTGCTTTGTGACTCACTGTGGGTTCAATTCTGTTCTTGAAGCACTGAGCTTAGGAGTTGCAATTGTGGGAATGGCTCAATGGACAGATCAACCCACTAATGCCAAGTTTGTGGAGGATGTTTGGAAGATGGGAAAAAGAGCTCAGCCAGATGAGAAAGGTGTGGTGAGAAGAGAAATTGTGGAGCTTTGCATAAGGGAAGTAATGGAAGGTGAAAAGGGAAAAGAGATGAAGGAGAATGCAAAGAAATGGAAGAATTTAGCTAGAGAAGCAATTGATGAAGGTGGAAGCTCAGATAGAAATATTGATGAATTTGTAGCACAATTGATTAATTAA
- the LOC110628426 gene encoding formin-like protein 1, producing MNLKRSKAEEAGEINVIDREQQRASFHCNTNTSRILAGCNLSLPLLSFLFSHFPSPRSFHFSTLSHSTFSFLFSHFPWKIHTLSTEPTMSTSSSFSFIAFLVLFCAPHHLSSTPSRRILHQPFFPLDTLPPSQPPSPSPPSPSTPPKIPFSTTTPDQSPFFPSYPSPPPPPAPATFASFPANISSLILPQSPQPKPNSHKLLAVAISAVVSAIVILGVFVFYYGRRRRARGFSDDKTYRSDNSNRLHPAYVDTANATRHKLRTTSTSSEFLYLGTVVNSHTLDEDSNAHDNVGSDPRKLDSPELLPLPPLNRQSSRQNFGNGEVGSTADEEEEFYSPRGSLGGRESSSGMGSGSRRVFAAVGGQDFDARSTASSSYSSSTSGSPARSQSLSSSPPVSSSPRPKSPDSTVLQPAPAPPSPPPPPVMPIPNDLKFPSSSLSVSSGDESPTILLNLERKSQSPSVSSASSSPNRSLEKSLGGSPRILNDLDRNVRSPSLSPARVLNTLYQNQKSPSLSSVSTSPDRSLEKTSIASPRISNALDRDVRSPYLSSTSTSPGRFEKTPSPRISNGLDRNANSHLLSSASTSPGGDLDKNPLAYPRYSTGSDQSKRSSSVSSASSSPGRGLEKSPGASPIMISSGLNAKISSVLGQPLSVPPPPPPPPPLPLAPQQQRFGDSPVASTPTGQPIIKPPMLITPSRPFVLQRTSMVSPIELPPSSTTTEDVDETIKPKLKPLHWDKVRASSDREMVWDQLRSSSFKLNEEMMETLFVVNTPNPKPNQTIPRSVIPSPNQENRVLDPKKAQNIAILLRALNVTIEEVCEGLLEGNTDTLGTELLESLLKMAPTKEEERKLKEYKDDSPTKLGHAEKFLKAVLDVPFAFKRVDAMLYTTNFESEVEYLKRSFQTLEAACEELRSSRMFLKLLEAVLKTGNRMNVGTNRGDAHAFKLDTLLKLVDVKGADGKTTLLHFVVQEIIKSEGARLSGTNPTPNLISSEDAKCRKLGLQVVSGLSSELANVKKAAAMDSDVLSSDVSKLSKGIENINDVMRLNETMGVDETNQKFSDAMKRFMKMAEEEIIRIQAHESVAMSLVKEITEYFHGNSAKEEAHPFRIFMVVRDFLSVLDRVCKEVGMINERTIVSSAHKFPVPVNPTLPQGFSGPNGRRQDGSSDEESESP from the exons ATGAATCTTAAAAGATCAAAGGCTGAAGAGGCTGGAGAGATTAATGTGATTGACAGAG aacAGCAAAGAGCAAGTTTCCACTGCAACACAAACACCAGCAGAATCTTAGCTGGATGcaatctctctctccctctcctttCCTTCCTTTTCTCTCACTTTCCCTCTCCTCgttcttttcatttttcaacCCTTTCCCATTCCAcattttccttccttttctcTCACTTTCCCTGGAAAATACACACACTCTCCACTGAACCCACCATGTCCACCTCTTCATCTTTCTCCTTCATCGCATTCTTGGTCTTATTCTGTGCTCCCCACCACTTATCCTCCACCCCCAGCCGCAGGATCCTCCACCAACCTTTCTTTCCTCTGGACACTCTTCCTCCTTCTCagcctccttctccttctccgcCTTCTCCATCAACGCCTCCTAAAATCCCCTTTTCCACTACTACTCCCGATCAGTCCCCATTCTTTCCTTCCTATCCTTCTCCTCCACCTCCTCCTGCTCCTGCTACATTTGCTTCTTTCCCTGCTAATATCTCCTCTCTCATTCTACCTCAGTCTCCTCAACCCAAACCCAATTCCCATAAACTCCTTGCTGTAGCAATTTCGGCCGTCGTTTCTGCTATTGTTATATTGGGTGTTTTTGTCTTTTACTATGGCCGGCGCCGGCGAGCCCGTGGGTTCTCTGATGACAAGACTTATAGATCGGATAACAGTAACAGACTGCACCCAGCATATGTGGATACTGCTAACGCTACTCGTCACAAGCTAAGAACTACTTCGACTAGCTCTGAGTTTCTTTATTTGGGTACTGTGGTTAATTCACACACCTTAGATGAAGATTCTAATGCTCATGATAATGTTGGTTCGGATCCTCGGAAATTGGATTCTCCGGAGCTTCTCCCGCTGCCACCGCTTAACAGGCAGAGTTCCAGGCAGAATTTTGGGAATGGAGAAGTGGGGTCTACTGCGGATGAGGAAGAAGAGTTTTACTCGCCGAGAGGATCTCTGGGTGGTCGAGAGAGCTCGAGCGGGATGGGATCAGGGTCCAGAAGAGTGTTTGCGGCTGTCGGTGGTCAGGATTTTGATGCAAGAAGCACTGCCTCAAGCTCGTATTCATCTTCTACTTCGGGCTCTCCTGCTCGGTCTCAATCGCTCAGTAGTTCTCCGCCAGTAAGTTCCAGTCCACGACCAAAATCGCCGGATTCTACTGTTCTTCAGCCTGCTCCAGCACCTCCTTCCCCACCACCGCCACCAGTAATGCCTATTCCCAACGACCTGAAATTTCCATCGTCGTCTCTATCTGTCTCATCTGGAGATGAATCACCGACTATATTGTTGAATTTGGAGCGGAAATCACAGTCCCCATCAGTGTCCTCTGCTTCTTCATCGCCCAACAGAAGTTTGGAGAAAAGCCTAGGTGGATCACCGCGAATATTGAATGATTTGGATCGAAATGTGCGGTCTCCATCGCTGTCCCCAGCAAGGGTATTGAATACTTTGTATCAAAATCAGAAGTCACCTTCACTATCCTCTGTTTCTACATCACCTGACAGAAGTTTGGAGAAAACTTCCATTGCTTCTCCTAGAATATCGAATGCTTTGGATCGAGATGTAAGGTCCCCATATCTATCTTCTACTTCTACTTCGCCGGGTAGATTTGAGAAGACCCCGTCTCCAAGAATATCAAATGGTTTGGATCGAAATGCGAACTCGCATTTATTATCTTCAGCTTCTACTTCACCAGGCGGAGATTTGGACAAAAACCCACTTGCATATCCCAGATATTCAACTGGTTCGGATCAAAGTAAGAGGTCTTCTTCAGTGTCTTCAGCTTCTTCATCACCAGGTAGAGGTTTGGAAAAGAGCCCAGGTGCATCACCAATAATGATTTCGAGTGGTCTAAACGCCAAAATTAGCAGTGTTTTAGGCCAGCCTCTTTCCGTTCCAccacctccacctcctcctccaccgcTACCACTAGCACCACAACAACAAAGGTTTGGGGATTCACCAGTTGCATCAACACCGACAGGCCAACCAATTATCAAACCGCCAATGCTTATAACGCCTTCAAGGCCTTTTGTATTACAGAGGACATCTATGGTATCTCCAATTGAATTGCCACCTAGTTCTACCACCACTGAGGATGTGGATGAAACTATCAAGCCAAAGTTAAAGCCTTTGCATTGGGATAAAGTTAGAGCAAGCTCAGACCGTGAAATGGTCTGGGATCAGCTCAGATCAAGCTCCTTTAA ATTGAACGAGGAGATGATGGAAACGCTGTTTGTTGTTAACACTCCAAACCCAAAACCAAACCAGACAATTCCACGTTCTGTTATTCCATCACCCAACCAAGAGAATAGGGTACTTGATCCCAAAAAGGCGCAGAACATTGCAATTTTGCTCAGGGCACTGAATGTGACAATTGAAGAAGTTTGTGAAGGTCTTTTAGAAG GCAATACAGATACACTTGGAACTGAGCTTCTAGAAAGTTTATTGAAGATGGCTCCTACCAAAGAAGAAGAGCGTAAATTAAAGGAATATAAAGATGATTCACCAACCAAGCTTGGTCATGCTGAGAAGTTCCTCAAGGCTGTGCTTGATGTACCTTTCGCGTTTAAGAGAGTGGATGCAATGCTTTACACAACCAATTTTGAGTCTGAGGTTGAGTACCTCAAAAGGTCTTTTCAAACTCTAGAG GCAGCCTGTGAAGAACTGAGAAGTAGTAGGATGTTCTTGAAACTTCTAGAAGCTGTGCTCAAGACAGGGAACCGCATGAATGTTGGGACTAACCGTGGTGATGCCCATGCCTTcaagctcgacacactcctcaAACTTGTTGATGTCAAGGGTGCAGATGGAAAGACCACACTTTTGCATTTTGTTGTGCAGGAAATTATAAAAAGTGAAGGTGCTCGTCTTTCAGGTACCAACCCAACTCCAAATTTAATCTCAAGTGAAGATGCTAAGTGTAGAAAGCTTGGCCTGCAAGTTGTTTCTGGTCTAAGCTCAGAGCTCGCAAATGTGAAGAAAGCAGCTGCTATGGATTCTGATGTACTTAGCAGTGATGTGTCCAAACTTTCCAAAGGCATTGAGAACATCAATGATGTTATGCGATTAAATGAAACAATGGGGGTGGATGAAACCAACCAGAAATTCTCAGATGCAATGAAAAGATTCATGAAAATGGCCGAGGAGGAGATCATAAGGATTCAAGCCCACGAAAGTGTTGCCATGTCTTTAGTGAAAGAGATTACAGAGTACTTCCATGGGAATTCAGCAAAGGAAGAAGCTCACCCTTTCAGAATCTTCATGGTGGTGAGGGATTTTCTGAGTGTTCTTGATCGGGTCTGCAAGGAAGTCGGCATGATAAATGAGCGAACAATAGTTAGTTCTGCCCATAAGTTCCCAGTTCCCGTAAATCCAACTCTGCCACAGGGATTTTCTGGACCCAATGGTCGGAGGCAGGACGGTTCCTCTGACGAAGAGAGTGAATCTCCTTAA
- the LOC110628201 gene encoding mediator of RNA polymerase II transcription subunit 19a isoform X1 has translation MDPETKKFERGPRELTGAVDLISHYKLLPHHDFFCKRSLPLSISDTHYLHNVVGDAEIRKGEGMQLDQLMQNNSYSRDSNTRIQPFDLDVLREAFLFKETTPIELPPSEKGTPTIAAKSKSDSKDKERKHKKHKDKDKEKDKEHKKHKHRHKDKDRSKDKDKEKKDRSGHHDSGGDHSKKHHEKKRKHDGDEDINDVHKHKKSKHKSSKIDEIGAIRVAG, from the exons ATGGATCCTGAAACCAAGAAGTTTGAAAGAG GACCAAGAGAGCTGACTGGTGCTGTTGATCTTATAAGTCATTACAAGTTGTTGCCTCACCATGATTTCTTCTGCAAGAGATCGCTTCCTTTGTCAATTTCTGACACACATTATCTTCACAATGTGGTGGGAGACGCCGAAATCAGAAAAGGGGAAGGCATGCAATTGGATCAGCTTATGCAGAATAATTCCTATTCCAGAGATAGCAATACACGCATACAACCATTTGACCTGGATGTGCTCAGAGAGGCCTTCCTATTTAAGGAAACCACTCCTATAGAATTGCCTCCT TCAGAGAAGGGGACTCCTACCATTGCAGCGAAATCAAAAAGCGATTCCAAAGACAAGGAGAGGAAGCATAAAAAGCACAAAGATAAAGATAAGGAGAAGGATAAAGAGCATAAGAAGCACAAACACCGTCATAAAGATAAAGATCGAAGTAAAGATAAAGACAAGGAGAAGAAGGATAGAAGTGGACATCATGATTCCGGTGGTGATCACTCTAAGAAACACCATGAAAAG AAAAGAAAGCATGATGGAGATGAAGACATTAATGATGTTCACAAGCACAAAAAAAGTAAG CACAAAAGCTCAAAAATTGATGAGATTGGTGCCATAAGGGTAGCTGGCTGA
- the LOC110628522 gene encoding acyl-coenzyme A thioesterase 2, chloroplastic, protein MDFNSSSPKTISVFSTFATPFDNNSPRVNDTLNPKTRKPIALWPGMYHSPVTNALWEARSKIFERLLDPPKDAPPQSELLTKTPKQSRTSILYNFSTDYILREQYRDPWNEVRIGKLLEDLDALAGTISVKHCSDDDSTTRPLLLVTASVDKIVLKKPISVDIDLKIVGSVIWVGRSSIDIQLEVIQSTKEGSDASDLVALMANFIFVARDSETGKAAPVNRLSPETEQEKLLFEEAEARSMLRKRKKVEERKECEHGEVNRLEALLSEGRIFCDMPALADRDSILLRDTRLENSLICQPQQRNIHGRIFGGFLMHRAFELAFSTAYAFAGLVPYFLEVDHVDFLRPVDVGDFLRLTSCVLYTELENPEQPLINIEVVAHVARPELRSSEVSNTFHFTFTVRPEAKATKNGFRLRNVVPATEEEARRILERMDAETLHSRNGVCK, encoded by the exons ATGGATTTCAATTCCTCATCTCCCAAAACCATCTCTGTATTTTCCACTTTCGCCACTCCCTTCGACAACAATTCCCCTCGTGTTAATGACACCCTCAATCCCAAGACTCGCAAGCCAATAGCTTTATGGCCAGGAATGTACCATTCTCCTGTCACCAATGCTCTTTGGGAAGCAAGGTCCAAGATCTTTGAGAGGCTCCTTGACCCACCTAAAGATGCTCCTCCACAGAGTGAATTGCTTACCAAAACCCCAAAACAGAGCCGCACAAGCATCTTATACAATTTTTCTACTGATTATATACTTAGAGAACAGTATAGAGATCCTTGGAATGAGGTCAGGATTGGGAAGTTGCTTGAAGATCTTGATGCTTTAGCTGGCACCATTTCCGTCAAG CACTGTTCTGATGATGATAGCACAACAAGGCCACTCTTGCTGGTCACTGCTTCTGTTGATAAGATTGTCCTGAAGAAGCCAATCAGTGTTGACATTGATCTCAAAATAGTTGGTTCTGTCATTTGGGTTGGCCGGTCATCAATTGACATTCAACTGGAAGTCATTCAGTCCACCAAAG AGGGATCCGATGCCTCAGACTTGGTAGCTTTGATGGCAAACTTCATATTTGTGGCCCGTGACTCTGAGACTGGGAAAGCTGCTCCAGTGAACCGCCTGTCACCAGAAACTGAACAAGAGAAGTTACTTTTCGAAGAAGCTGAAGCAAGGAGTATGCTGAGGAAAAGGAAGAAGGTAGAAGAGAGGAAGGAATGCGAGCATGGGGAAGTCAATAGACTTGAAGCGCTGTTGAGTGAGGGAAGAATCTTCTGTGACATGCCAGCCTTAGCTGACAGAGACAGCATTCTTCTGAGGGATACCCGCCTTGAAAACTCTTTGATTTGCCAGCCTCAGCAAAGGAACATTCATGGTAGAATCTTTGGAGGGTTTTTGATGCATCGGGCTTTCGAGTTGGCTTTCTCAACGGCTTATGCCTTTGCTGGATTGGTTCCTTACTTTCTAGAAGTTGATCATGTTGACTTCTTAAGACCA GTGGATGTTGGAGACTTCCTGCGTTTGACATCATGTGTTCTTTACACAGAACTTGAAAACCCAGAGCAACCTTTGATTAACATTGAAGTTGTTGCTCATGTTGCCAGGCCTGAGCTGAGATCAAGTGAG GTATCAAATACATTTCACTTCACTTTCACTGTACGTCCAGAGGCAAAAGCCACGAAGAATGGATTTAGGCTACGCAATGTGGTTCCAGCAACAGAGGAGGAAGCACGCCGAATCCTGGAACGCATGGATGCAGAGACCTTACATTCGAGAAACGGTGTTTGCAAATAA